The Polyangiaceae bacterium genome includes a window with the following:
- a CDS encoding serine/threonine-protein phosphatase produces MTIAPTLDTTLKGSVDARPMRVVAAGFTDVGRRRAQNEDAYLIAHVERSLALDATNLPSVSLPAATPEGTLLVVADGMGGEGSGDVASGLAIESVVASLQTFLPFVDRKMAAKSSHASLNDVRAALDTAMVVGDEDVFRAAGRGGNSPTMGTTLTLAYLLFPVLYVAHVGDSRCYLYRGGSLEQLTHDHTLAEEMARAGEERVPDEYKDMLSNALGGGRTGVHPEVSKFGIQRGDCVLLCSDGLSKQLTAQEIAREIERNASPRDRCRRLTMLANERGGVDNTTVVIAAVQ; encoded by the coding sequence ATGACCATCGCACCCACCCTGGATACGACGCTGAAAGGCAGCGTCGACGCCCGTCCGATGCGCGTCGTTGCGGCAGGCTTCACGGACGTGGGCCGTCGGCGCGCCCAGAACGAAGACGCCTATCTCATCGCCCACGTGGAGCGCAGCTTGGCGCTGGATGCGACCAACTTGCCCAGCGTTTCGCTGCCGGCGGCAACGCCGGAGGGCACGCTCCTGGTGGTGGCGGACGGCATGGGAGGTGAGGGCTCAGGGGACGTGGCGAGCGGCTTGGCGATCGAGAGCGTGGTCGCCTCCCTACAAACGTTCCTGCCCTTCGTGGATCGCAAGATGGCGGCGAAGTCCTCCCACGCGTCGCTCAACGACGTGCGCGCCGCGCTGGACACCGCCATGGTGGTGGGGGACGAAGACGTATTTCGCGCGGCTGGTCGCGGCGGCAACAGCCCCACGATGGGAACCACGCTCACGCTGGCGTATCTGTTGTTCCCCGTCCTGTACGTGGCGCACGTCGGAGACAGCCGCTGCTATTTGTACCGCGGTGGCAGCCTCGAGCAGCTGACCCACGACCACACCTTGGCCGAGGAAATGGCACGCGCCGGAGAAGAGCGGGTGCCGGACGAATACAAGGACATGTTGAGCAATGCCCTCGGCGGCGGCCGCACCGGGGTCCACCCCGAGGTCAGCAAGTTCGGCATTCAGCGTGGTGACTGCGTGCTCTTGTGCAGCGACGGCTTGTCCAAGCAGCTCACCGCGCAGGAGATCGCGCGGGAGATCGAACGAAATGCCTCTCCGCGGGATCGCTGCCGGCGCCTCACGATGCTCGCGAACGAACGGGGTGGCGTGGACAACACCACCGTGGTCATCGCGGCGGTACAGTAG
- a CDS encoding acetoacetate decarboxylase family protein, translated as MSDHPYPDPPWHMHGFAVLCPVIVRARDLELPSGLEPIVVAGRATGMIGYVEYLPPSPLTYHELIWMPCQVRFRSSGGLARRGYYVARMYVDSAATLAGGREIWGLPKTMAEFVRDDRHVRVQADDGTALELEVRGVGPRFSAKTRVATLQAPEGEDVIRFRGSFDARARVSTLRVTKIQHAHSAWRTFGGAWRLPRPAVMMDPFDSEMSEPERIPR; from the coding sequence GTGTCCGACCATCCTTATCCCGATCCGCCCTGGCACATGCATGGCTTCGCGGTGCTTTGCCCCGTCATCGTGCGGGCGCGGGATCTCGAGCTCCCCTCCGGCCTAGAGCCCATAGTCGTGGCCGGGCGTGCGACGGGAATGATCGGCTACGTGGAGTATCTGCCACCGAGCCCGCTCACCTATCACGAGCTCATTTGGATGCCCTGCCAGGTGCGCTTCCGTTCTTCCGGGGGGTTGGCTCGCCGCGGTTACTACGTGGCCCGCATGTACGTGGACAGCGCGGCGACCCTCGCCGGCGGCCGCGAGATCTGGGGCCTTCCGAAGACCATGGCGGAGTTCGTGCGGGACGACCGCCACGTGCGCGTCCAGGCCGACGACGGTACGGCTCTGGAGCTCGAGGTCCGCGGCGTGGGTCCGCGCTTCTCGGCGAAGACACGGGTCGCCACTCTGCAGGCCCCCGAAGGCGAGGACGTCATCCGCTTTCGCGGCAGCTTCGACGCGCGCGCTCGTGTTTCCACGCTGCGCGTCACCAAGATCCAACACGCGCATTCAGCGTGGCGCACCTTCGGAGGCGCGTGGCGCCTGCCGCGCCCGGCAGTGATGATGGACCCGTTCGACAGCGAGATGAGCGAACCAGAGCGTATCCCGCGTTGA
- a CDS encoding Uma2 family endonuclease, with protein MTLEQWAELPEEESGELIDGFLLEEEVPDPVHELAVAWLVVLFGNWLRGKGGFVFGSEVKLRISQERGRKADVVVYLPGRPPPPRRGLLTEPPDVVVEVVTPTPRDERRDRVEKMNDYAALGARFYWLLDPALGSLEIFQVSEQGRYAKVVGATAGSIEPVPGCAGLSLDLDELWRELDRLGPDD; from the coding sequence ATGACGCTCGAGCAATGGGCGGAGCTGCCCGAAGAGGAATCCGGCGAGTTGATCGACGGATTCCTCCTGGAGGAAGAAGTACCGGACCCGGTGCACGAGTTGGCGGTGGCTTGGCTGGTCGTACTGTTTGGAAACTGGCTTCGGGGCAAGGGCGGCTTCGTGTTTGGCTCCGAGGTGAAGCTACGCATCTCGCAAGAGCGCGGCAGAAAGGCCGACGTCGTGGTCTACTTGCCGGGTAGACCGCCTCCGCCGCGTCGCGGGCTTCTGACGGAACCGCCGGACGTGGTGGTGGAGGTCGTCACTCCGACGCCGCGAGACGAGCGTCGCGACCGTGTCGAGAAGATGAACGACTACGCAGCGCTGGGGGCGAGATTCTACTGGTTGCTCGACCCAGCGTTGGGCAGCCTCGAGATCTTTCAGGTCTCGGAGCAAGGGCGCTACGCCAAGGTCGTCGGCGCGACCGCCGGTTCCATCGAACCAGTTCCTGGCTGCGCAGGTCTGAGTCTCGACTTGGACGAGCTCTGGCGCGAGTTGGATCGTCTTGGCCCCGATGACTGA